From Streptomyces qinzhouensis, one genomic window encodes:
- a CDS encoding GTP-binding protein, whose product MVSGRSSTARRRAPLALKILVAGGFGVGKTTLVGAVSEIRPLRTEEDLSEVGRPVDDTGGVEAKTTTTVAMDFGRITLREDLVLYLFGTPGQDRFWFLWDELAQGSLGAVVLADTRRLADSFAAVDYFERRGIPFTVAVNCFEGTERFPATSVRAALDLDAGVPLLLCDARERESVKTVLVTVVEHALDLVDPGHRHATS is encoded by the coding sequence ATGGTCTCCGGGCGCTCTAGTACGGCGCGGCGCAGGGCGCCGCTGGCTCTGAAGATCCTGGTCGCCGGCGGCTTCGGGGTCGGCAAGACGACCCTGGTCGGCGCGGTGAGCGAGATCCGCCCGCTGCGCACCGAGGAGGACCTGAGCGAGGTCGGCCGCCCGGTGGACGACACCGGCGGCGTCGAGGCCAAGACGACGACCACGGTCGCCATGGACTTCGGCCGGATCACCCTCCGCGAGGACCTGGTCCTCTATCTCTTCGGCACGCCGGGGCAGGATCGTTTCTGGTTCCTCTGGGACGAACTGGCCCAGGGTTCGCTGGGAGCGGTGGTGCTGGCCGACACCCGCCGGCTGGCCGACTCCTTCGCCGCCGTCGACTACTTCGAGCGCCGGGGCATCCCCTTCACCGTCGCCGTCAACTGCTTCGAGGGTACGGAGCGCTTCCCGGCGACCTCGGTACGCGCCGCGCTGGACCTCGACGCCGGGGTGCCGCTGCTGCTGTGCGACGCCCGGGAGCGCGAGTCGGTGAAGACGGTCCTGGTCACGGTGGTCGAGCACGCCCTCGACCTGGTGGACCCGGGACACCGGCACGCGACGAGCTGA
- a CDS encoding DUF742 domain-containing protein codes for MTRGRTSSTSQHHRLDLIALVVPEPTARTTGHGHHLSPEHVDIVERCERSPQSIAELAAGLDLPVGVIRVLVGDLVEDELVQVTRPVPPAELPDVNILREVINGLRAL; via the coding sequence AGCAGCACCTCCCAGCACCACCGTCTCGACCTCATCGCGCTCGTCGTCCCGGAACCCACGGCCCGGACCACCGGCCACGGACACCATCTCTCCCCGGAGCACGTCGACATCGTCGAGCGGTGCGAACGCAGCCCGCAGTCGATCGCCGAACTCGCCGCCGGTCTCGATCTCCCCGTCGGGGTGATCCGGGTCCTGGTCGGCGATCTCGTCGAGGACGAACTCGTGCAGGTAACCCGTCCCGTTCCGCCGGCGGAGCTGCCGGACGTGAACATTCTCCGCGAGGTGATCAATGGTCTCCGGGCGCTCTAG